The Morganella morganii sequence CGCAAACTGTGTCTGTAACTTTTTCAGAGCTGCCAGGAAAACCTGACAACCACGCCGGATCGCCGGTAAATCACCTTTGGTGTTTGCTTCAATAAAAATACCGAAACGGCAGTGTTCCGGCAGAATACCGCTTTGTACTTGTGACATATTGCTCCCTTTGCATCGTCAGTCTGATCAGGAAATGGCCTTATCATAAATCACTGACGCGGAATTACTTTGTTATTCCGCAAGTTCATTTATTTTTCCGGATTATTTATTGGCCCAGACGATATAACTGACTGTCCAGTTTTTCAGAATATCATCTGACGGCATCAGGGTTTCAGGGCCGTTCCAGGTTCCGCGGAAAACATAAGAAACACGCGGGGTTTGCGGTGAACGGCAGATAACCTGTGCGCTGTCATCAAATTCAGTGGTCAGGGTACAGGCACCGGCAACGGCCTGCGGATAGATGTCCGAAAAGAGGGTTCCTGTTTTGGTGTCCCATTCCGTGCGGATATCCGCATCATTGGCAACAATGCGCTGCACAGTGCCATTTTCCGGCCCGGACAGACGGATAACCGTTTTATCATCTTTCCGGCCTTCAAAAATTTTAACGATCTGCCCCTGCTCGGTCTGCATACCACCGCGCAGTGTGTATTTATCGTCCAGTCCCTGACTGATCGCCGTTTCGGTCATGGCCGTCTGATTATTCACACCACCGACGCCCTGTGCCGTTACCGTCAGCCCACTGCTGCTGAACCAGCTTACCGGCGATAATGATGACCATGAAAACGAACTGCACCCGTTCA is a genomic window containing:
- a CDS encoding RpoE-regulated lipoprotein; amino-acid sequence: MKCYQAMKLAAAAGAVLMLNGCSSFSWSSLSPVSWFSSSGLTVTAQGVGGVNNQTAMTETAISQGLDDKYTLRGGMQTEQGQIVKIFEGRKDDKTVIRLSGPENGTVQRIVANDADIRTEWDTKTGTLFSDIYPQAVAGACTLTTEFDDSAQVICRSPQTPRVSYVFRGTWNGPETLMPSDDILKNWTVSYIVWANK